Proteins found in one Camelus bactrianus isolate YW-2024 breed Bactrian camel chromosome 5, ASM4877302v1, whole genome shotgun sequence genomic segment:
- the TMBIM1 gene encoding protein lifeguard 3 codes for MSHPSAPPPYEDRNPLYPGPPPPAGYGQPSVLPGGYPAYPQPGYGHPAGYPQPMPPIHPMPMNYGAGQGYDGERAVSDNFGSGDWDDRKVRHAFIRKVYTIISIQLLITVAIIAIFTFVKPVGQFVRANLAVYYASYAVFLVTYLTLACCQGPRRRFPWNIILLALFTLAMGFMTGTISSVYNTKAVIIAMIITAVVSISVTIFCFQTKVDFTSCTGLFCVLGIVMMVTGIVTAIVLSFKYIYWLHMVYAALGAICFTLFLAYDTQLVLGNRKHTISPEDYITGALQIYTDIVYIFTFVLQLLGDRN; via the exons ATGTCCCACCCCAGTGCCCCACCTCCATATGAGGACCGCAACCCACTGTACCCTGGCCCTCCGCCCCCGGCGGGCTATGGGCAGCCATCTGTCCTGCCCGGCGGGTACCCTGCTTACCCACAGCCTGGCTATGGTCACCCTGCTGGCTACCCACAGCCTATGCCCCCCATCCACCCGATGCCCATGAACTACG GCGCAGGCCAGGGCTATGATGGGGAGAGAGCAGTGAGTGACAACTTCGGGTCTGGAGATTGGGATGACAGGAAAGTCCGCCATGCCTTCATCCGAAAG GTTTACACCATCATCTCCATCCAGCTGCTCATCACGGTGGCCATCATTGCTATCTTCACCTTTGT GAAGCCGGTCGGCCAGTTCGTGAGGGCAAACCTGGCTGTCTACTACGCATCCTA TGCTGTCTTCCTGGTCACCTACCTGACCCTCGCCTGCTGCCAGGGACCCAG ACGCCGTTTCCCATGGAACATCATCCTGCTGGCCCTCTTT ACTCTTGCCATGGGCTTCATGACTGGCACCATTTCCAG TGTGTATAACACTAAAGCTGTCATCATTGCAATGATCATCACTGCTGTGGTGTCCATTTCAGTCACGATCTTCTGCTTCCAGACCAAG GTGGACTTCACCTCGTGCACAGGCCTCTTCTGTGTCCTGGGAATTGTGATGATGGTGACTGGGATTGTCACGGCCATTGTGCTGTCCTTCAAATAT ATTTACTGGCTGCACATGGTCTACGCTGCTCTGGGGGCCATTTGCTTCACCTTG TTCCTGGCTTACGACACACAGCTGGTCCTGGGGAACCGGAAGCACACCATCAGCCCGGAGGACTACATCACGGGTGCGCTACAGATCTACACAGACATCGTCTACATCTTCACCTTTGTGCTGCAGCTCCTGGGGGATCGCAATTAA